The following are encoded together in the Pseudoalteromonas ruthenica genome:
- the suhB gene encoding inositol-1-monophosphatase, translating into MHPMLNIAIRAARNASKVILRACEDLSKVEASQKGSNDFVTSVDKEAEAVIRETILKSYPNHSIIGEELGQHNGTDADYLWVIDPLDGTTNFIKDIPHFCVSIALKVKGRIEQAVVYDPIRGELFTASRGQGAQLNSKRIRVSNAKELSGTVLATGFPFKQKHHMDAYMEAFKSLFVYTADIRRAGSAALDMAYVAAGRVDGFFEIGLKPWDTAAGQLLVKEAGGLVMDFAGGANHEKSGNVICGSPKLAKAIVKEIRPVLTESLLK; encoded by the coding sequence ATGCATCCGATGTTAAACATTGCGATTCGCGCTGCGCGAAACGCAAGCAAGGTGATTTTGCGCGCCTGTGAAGATTTATCAAAAGTAGAAGCCAGCCAAAAAGGCAGCAATGACTTTGTAACCAGCGTTGATAAAGAGGCGGAAGCCGTTATTCGCGAAACCATCTTAAAATCTTACCCTAACCACAGTATTATAGGGGAAGAGTTAGGCCAACATAATGGCACTGATGCTGACTACCTTTGGGTGATCGATCCCCTCGATGGCACCACTAACTTCATTAAAGATATCCCGCACTTCTGCGTCTCTATTGCCTTAAAGGTAAAAGGCCGTATCGAACAGGCCGTTGTCTATGATCCTATCCGTGGTGAGCTTTTCACTGCAAGTCGAGGTCAAGGCGCGCAACTTAATAGCAAGCGTATTCGTGTTAGTAACGCTAAAGAGCTTTCTGGCACAGTGCTAGCCACAGGCTTCCCATTTAAACAAAAGCATCACATGGATGCATACATGGAAGCGTTTAAATCACTATTTGTATACACTGCCGATATTCGTCGCGCGGGCTCTGCCGCGTTAGATATGGCGTATGTGGCGGCAGGCCGTGTTGATGGCTTCTTTGAGATTGGTTTGAAACCTTGGGATACCGCTGCAGGTCAACTATTGGTAAAAGAAGCCGGTGGTTTGGTGATGGATTTTGCTGGCGGTGCTAACCACGAGAAAAGCGGTAACGTGATCTGCGGTTCACCAAAACTCGCTAAAGCTATTGTAAAAGAAATTCGCCCGGTATTAACAGAGTCACTACTGAAGTAA
- a CDS encoding TonB-dependent receptor, translating to MNARLCLLACAVAQSLSLSAHADESDIEKIIVTGDFKSESIQELSASASLFSEADIASREAKYLDELLNQAANVNFTAGASRGKFVQIRGIGLRSQFVDPVNPSVGVVIDGINYSGLGGAAMLFDVDQVEIYRGPQGTRFGADALAGMIHMESAEPTLEPSVKVKLGAGNYNAWDAGIAAGTGFGEKSSVRASFYQNKSDGYVDNQYLDSNSQNIDEQVARIKLHSQITEHWRTELVAHYMDIDNGYDAFTLDNTRISVADEPGKDTQESVAVGLSNIYSGFNFADVQFNLTGLDADLLYSYDEDWVCNDPEQPALCLEGLHPYAYSSTDSYQRDRQDYTAELQLSGKAGNWVSGLYYQSRDVDLLRQYTWNAGDFTSTYDSENIALYGQIEMPISDKTRLVTGLRVERNEGQYSDSAAVVENVDDTMVGAKVALEYQVVPRTMIYTSISRGYKAGGINAEAIAKANDEGLSQDADFFLNHRTFDPEYLWNAEFGVKGSSADKRLNLRITAFYMYRDNIQLKAWKTEDQQFAGYFDNGNSGENYGLEIEGEYAVSKRLTLTGSVGALDSEIDGFVTAEGVDQSDRDQAQAPHYQYALNARFDITDALFVNLGVEGKDEYYFSNSHNSKSPSYNLVNASVGYQAEYWGVNFWVRNALDKDYYNRGFKFGNNPVNGYIAQTYVQYAEPRVAGVSFNYGF from the coding sequence ATGAATGCACGTCTATGTTTGCTGGCCTGTGCCGTGGCTCAAAGTTTGAGTCTCAGTGCACACGCTGATGAAAGTGATATTGAAAAGATCATTGTAACGGGTGACTTTAAAAGCGAATCAATCCAAGAGCTTAGCGCTAGCGCAAGCTTGTTCTCCGAGGCTGATATTGCCTCCCGCGAAGCCAAATATTTAGATGAGCTACTTAACCAAGCTGCCAATGTGAATTTTACTGCCGGCGCGTCGCGCGGTAAGTTTGTGCAAATTCGTGGTATCGGCTTGCGTTCGCAGTTTGTTGACCCTGTTAATCCATCGGTCGGAGTGGTGATTGATGGTATTAATTACTCCGGCCTTGGCGGCGCCGCAATGCTGTTTGATGTTGACCAAGTAGAGATTTATCGAGGCCCACAAGGCACGCGTTTTGGCGCCGATGCGCTTGCGGGGATGATCCACATGGAAAGCGCTGAGCCAACCTTGGAGCCTAGTGTTAAGGTGAAGCTTGGTGCGGGTAACTACAATGCGTGGGATGCCGGTATTGCTGCAGGCACTGGGTTTGGTGAAAAAAGCAGTGTGCGCGCGAGCTTCTATCAAAATAAGTCAGACGGCTATGTTGATAACCAGTACCTTGATAGCAACAGTCAAAATATTGATGAGCAAGTCGCCCGCATAAAGCTGCACTCGCAAATTACTGAGCATTGGCGTACGGAGCTCGTTGCTCATTATATGGATATTGATAACGGCTATGATGCGTTCACCTTAGATAATACCCGTATCAGTGTGGCCGATGAGCCAGGTAAAGATACTCAAGAGAGTGTTGCTGTGGGGCTGAGCAATATCTACAGCGGCTTTAACTTTGCCGATGTGCAATTTAACTTAACCGGTTTAGACGCTGACCTTTTGTATAGTTACGATGAAGATTGGGTGTGTAATGACCCCGAGCAGCCAGCGTTGTGTTTAGAGGGCTTGCATCCCTATGCTTACAGCTCCACTGACAGCTATCAACGTGACCGTCAAGATTACACCGCAGAGCTACAACTTAGCGGCAAAGCGGGGAATTGGGTCTCTGGGCTATATTACCAGTCTCGCGATGTTGACTTATTGCGTCAGTACACCTGGAATGCCGGTGATTTCACATCGACCTATGACAGTGAAAATATTGCCTTATATGGGCAAATAGAAATGCCTATCAGCGACAAAACGCGGTTGGTCACGGGACTTCGCGTTGAGCGCAATGAGGGCCAATACAGTGACTCCGCTGCGGTCGTCGAGAATGTGGACGACACCATGGTCGGTGCAAAAGTGGCGCTTGAGTATCAAGTAGTGCCGAGAACGATGATTTATACCAGTATCAGCCGAGGCTACAAAGCCGGTGGTATCAATGCCGAAGCCATCGCCAAGGCTAATGACGAAGGGTTAAGCCAAGATGCTGATTTTTTCTTAAACCATCGCACTTTCGATCCAGAGTACTTATGGAATGCTGAGTTCGGCGTGAAGGGCAGCTCGGCCGATAAGCGCCTTAATTTACGCATCACCGCGTTTTATATGTATCGCGATAATATCCAGCTAAAAGCCTGGAAAACCGAAGACCAGCAGTTCGCAGGCTACTTTGATAACGGCAACAGCGGCGAAAACTACGGCCTTGAAATTGAAGGCGAGTATGCTGTTTCTAAGCGCTTAACCTTAACGGGCAGTGTCGGTGCACTGGACAGTGAAATCGATGGTTTTGTTACCGCTGAGGGCGTTGATCAAAGTGACCGCGATCAAGCGCAAGCGCCCCATTATCAGTATGCATTGAACGCCCGTTTTGACATCACCGACGCGCTATTCGTGAACTTAGGGGTAGAAGGCAAAGACGAGTACTATTTCTCAAATAGCCATAATTCGAAGTCGCCGAGCTACAACCTTGTTAATGCCAGTGTTGGCTACCAAGCCGAATATTGGGGAGTGAACTTCTGGGTGCGCAATGCCCTAGATAAAGACTACTACAATCGCGGCTTTAAATTCGGCAATAACCCAGTGAATGGTTACATCGCGCAAACTTACGTGCAATATGCCGAGCCAAGAGTTGCGGGCGTCAGCTTTAACTACGGTTTTTAG
- a CDS encoding tRNA-uridine aminocarboxypropyltransferase, which translates to MTNSVLKLRAQQIADAKREYKARGSKLSRCEHCLLAQSLCICAGVETVPCDVAVCLLMYHNESFKPSNTGRLIADIVPQNFAFRWDRTDPDPALLALLEDSRYQPWVVFPEQGVEPQRVCTEVQPIEGKTPLFIFLDGTWREAKKMMRKSPYLDGFPVLSIAPEQVSDYRLRIAPHEHQLGTAEVAIMVLELAEQHQAASKLAEHFIDFRNAYLKGKRSKL; encoded by the coding sequence GTGACTAATTCTGTATTAAAACTTCGTGCGCAGCAAATTGCTGATGCCAAACGCGAATACAAAGCCCGAGGCAGTAAGCTCAGCCGTTGTGAACATTGCTTGTTAGCGCAGTCATTATGTATTTGTGCCGGGGTTGAAACGGTGCCTTGTGATGTTGCGGTGTGTTTGTTGATGTATCATAACGAGAGTTTTAAACCCTCTAATACCGGTCGGCTCATTGCCGATATCGTGCCGCAGAACTTTGCTTTTCGCTGGGATAGAACCGATCCAGACCCTGCATTATTAGCGCTATTAGAAGATAGTCGTTATCAGCCGTGGGTGGTGTTCCCGGAGCAAGGCGTTGAACCACAACGAGTCTGTACTGAGGTACAGCCTATTGAGGGCAAAACGCCTTTGTTTATTTTCCTTGACGGCACTTGGCGTGAGGCGAAAAAAATGATGCGTAAATCTCCTTATTTAGATGGTTTTCCGGTGCTATCCATTGCCCCAGAGCAGGTGTCGGACTATCGCTTACGTATTGCCCCACATGAGCATCAGTTAGGGACTGCTGAAGTGGCTATTATGGTTTTAGAGTTAGCTGAACAGCACCAAGCTGCAAGCAAGCTCGCCGAGCATTTTATTGACTTTCGCAACGCTTATCTTAAAGGTAAACGTTCTAAGCTTTAG
- a CDS encoding GMC family oxidoreductase: protein MNSKTEYDVVIVGAGIAGAIVAYELGKAGKKVLILEAGPAVPADRSKYMDTFFKAAAKTPESPYPPATQNAVANSLDNPLGLPDPSTENTPRYTVLQVDAWRKPTQCYFDYPPQDANVSGTSLNAKFAFASSYERIGGGTTWHWLGTCLRLLPQDFELKTLYGQGVDWPGGEQFYQDLVPFYEKADQEINVAGDKQRMQRLYEQFGVDPSGTYGAHYDFPMPGIVPALQDRVYEHATLGMKYEGNEVYVSPTPQGRNSRPGERRQCAGNTNCIPICPIQAKYDATVTLARALQTGNVEIRYQHVASNIQLDSTTQQVCAIDYISYTHANGIATGQGSVTGKRFVLAAHAIETPKLLLMSNKNPGFENGVANSSDQVGRNLMDHIMYLGWGLAEKPIYPYRGPLSTGGIESLRDGDFRKQRSAYRIEIGNEGWQWAANDPGTTLADFIFGQNNSQLNGNSVNQQGQELRLDDNLPANSKLFGQQLVQTLNQAYTRQLRLGYLIEQLPDANNRVELSSTLKDNLGLPRPKVTYRLASDYERKAFVSAKQITTELFTQLGATEYTQDPGEPNLSNAEDASATKFQYQDDSGTLHNFKFYGAGHIVGTYRMGDDPATSVLNHRQQSWDHANLYMVGSGVFPTIGTGNPTLTIAALAFQGAGHILDDLAGA from the coding sequence ATGAATAGCAAAACCGAATATGATGTGGTGATTGTCGGCGCAGGAATCGCAGGTGCCATTGTCGCCTACGAGCTTGGCAAAGCAGGTAAAAAGGTACTTATTTTAGAGGCCGGACCTGCCGTGCCCGCTGATCGCTCCAAATATATGGATACTTTTTTTAAAGCTGCCGCAAAAACACCTGAAAGCCCGTACCCACCGGCAACACAGAATGCGGTGGCAAATAGCCTAGACAATCCCCTTGGCTTACCCGATCCCAGTACCGAAAACACACCAAGATACACAGTATTACAAGTGGATGCTTGGCGTAAACCGACACAATGTTACTTTGATTATCCACCGCAAGATGCCAATGTCAGCGGCACGAGTTTAAATGCTAAGTTTGCTTTTGCCAGCTCCTACGAACGCATCGGTGGCGGTACCACATGGCACTGGTTAGGCACCTGCTTGCGCTTGTTACCACAAGATTTTGAGCTTAAAACCTTGTATGGCCAAGGGGTTGATTGGCCCGGTGGTGAGCAGTTTTATCAGGACTTAGTGCCGTTTTATGAAAAAGCGGACCAAGAGATAAACGTCGCTGGCGACAAACAGCGGATGCAACGCCTGTATGAGCAGTTTGGCGTCGACCCCAGCGGCACCTACGGTGCTCATTATGATTTCCCCATGCCGGGGATCGTCCCTGCCCTACAAGACAGAGTCTACGAGCATGCCACCTTGGGCATGAAATATGAGGGCAATGAAGTCTATGTATCGCCAACGCCACAGGGACGAAACTCTCGCCCCGGTGAGCGCCGCCAATGCGCCGGCAACACCAACTGCATACCTATTTGCCCTATTCAGGCTAAATATGATGCCACCGTGACCTTGGCTCGAGCACTGCAAACCGGCAACGTTGAGATCCGCTATCAACATGTGGCAAGCAATATCCAGCTCGATAGCACGACCCAACAGGTATGCGCCATTGATTACATCAGCTATACCCATGCTAACGGCATTGCCACTGGTCAGGGTTCGGTCACTGGCAAACGCTTTGTGCTTGCCGCGCACGCTATTGAAACTCCGAAACTACTGCTTATGTCGAATAAAAACCCTGGCTTCGAAAACGGGGTTGCTAACAGCAGCGATCAGGTGGGCCGCAACCTCATGGACCATATTATGTATTTAGGCTGGGGACTAGCGGAAAAGCCAATTTACCCGTATCGCGGTCCACTTTCCACAGGTGGCATTGAATCGCTGCGCGATGGCGACTTTCGTAAACAGCGCTCAGCTTATCGCATCGAGATTGGTAACGAGGGCTGGCAATGGGCCGCTAATGATCCCGGCACGACACTCGCTGATTTCATATTTGGGCAGAACAATAGTCAGTTGAATGGCAACTCGGTGAATCAACAAGGACAAGAGCTACGCTTAGATGATAACTTACCGGCGAATAGTAAGTTGTTCGGTCAACAACTGGTGCAGACCTTGAATCAGGCCTACACCCGCCAACTGCGTTTAGGTTACCTAATTGAGCAACTCCCCGATGCCAATAACCGAGTCGAGCTATCTTCGACGCTGAAGGACAACCTTGGCTTGCCAAGACCCAAGGTCACCTACCGCTTGGCATCCGATTACGAGCGTAAGGCGTTTGTTTCGGCGAAACAAATTACCACAGAGTTGTTCACCCAATTAGGCGCCACCGAATATACTCAAGACCCCGGCGAGCCCAACCTCAGTAATGCCGAGGATGCCTCGGCGACAAAATTCCAATACCAAGATGACAGTGGCACCTTACATAATTTTAAGTTTTATGGCGCAGGGCATATCGTTGGCACCTATCGCATGGGGGATGACCCAGCGACCTCGGTGCTTAACCACCGCCAACAATCATGGGACCATGCTAACCTGTATATGGTAGGAAGCGGTGTGTTTCCAACCATTGGTACGGGTAACCCCACATTGACGATCGCCGCCTTGGCATTTCAAGGTGCTGGCCACATACTCGACGATTTAGCAGGAGCTTAA
- a CDS encoding DUF2608 domain-containing protein: protein MRFLSLTYYALLTGIATLTLSTHVYAESAKSILTTDSFATLEQQVMQWGEPENTLVVMDNDDTLTMIACADDQSPSKCQYLGGAAWYAWQSELVTAQSAPRVADTSLELIEASDLLFALNTMVYTRDNVPAILARLSSQGVRLMVETARGNQTISATEDQFTDLTLPDGGDLLGFFATHAPKFAGLASKANPYSSCDSGSQRRISYRQGVMYLAGQDKGKNLLCFVNQYNDTLSPDKQIRNIAFIDDTLENVESINHAFATQAQFNVAAYHYTALAAHKAALTQGPMAKKHQAKATERWCKVIKTMTKELIKPSYTRECH from the coding sequence ATGCGCTTTTTATCTTTGACTTACTATGCCTTACTTACAGGCATCGCCACCCTAACTCTGAGCACCCATGTGTATGCTGAGTCAGCAAAGAGCATTTTAACCACCGATTCCTTTGCTACGCTAGAGCAGCAAGTAATGCAGTGGGGGGAGCCAGAAAACACTCTGGTAGTGATGGATAACGACGATACGCTGACGATGATCGCCTGCGCTGACGACCAATCCCCGAGTAAGTGCCAGTATCTCGGTGGGGCCGCTTGGTATGCGTGGCAAAGTGAGTTAGTCACTGCACAATCAGCTCCGCGTGTCGCCGACACAAGTTTAGAGCTTATTGAAGCCTCAGACCTATTATTTGCGCTTAACACCATGGTTTACACTCGAGATAACGTCCCCGCCATATTGGCACGGTTAAGCAGTCAAGGGGTGAGGCTAATGGTTGAGACGGCACGTGGTAACCAAACGATTTCTGCTACAGAAGACCAGTTTACCGACTTAACACTACCAGATGGCGGCGATTTACTGGGCTTTTTTGCCACCCATGCGCCCAAGTTTGCAGGACTTGCTAGTAAAGCCAACCCCTACTCTTCGTGTGATAGTGGCAGCCAGCGTCGCATTTCCTATCGCCAAGGAGTGATGTATTTGGCAGGCCAAGATAAAGGCAAAAACCTACTGTGCTTTGTGAACCAGTACAACGACACGCTATCACCCGATAAGCAAATTCGTAATATCGCCTTTATTGATGACACACTGGAGAATGTCGAAAGTATAAACCACGCATTTGCAACTCAAGCGCAGTTCAACGTTGCCGCCTACCACTACACGGCGCTGGCGGCGCATAAAGCGGCACTAACCCAAGGGCCAATGGCGAAAAAGCATCAAGCAAAGGCCACCGAACGCTGGTGTAAGGTAATAAAAACCATGACCAAGGAGCTGATAAAACCAAGCTATACCCGCGAGTGCCACTGA